Sequence from the Ignisphaera sp. genome:
AAACATATGGTGTTCCAGTTGAAGAATACATTAAAAAATATGGAGAGAAGGTGTTCCAAGAACAAAAATATGTGCGGACAAAAGATTTGATAGAAAAAATGATTAAGGGAGAACCTTATAGAAGATTCTACAAACCTGTGATCGATAAACTGAAATCATTTTATCCCGCGCTATAAGTTTATGGTTTCACTATATCAATACAAATTAGACCGTTCTTTCAGCCCGTCAATATTGTGTTTTAGATCTTGCATTTAAAAGCTCTTCAGCAAACAAGGCTTAGTTTGAGGTGCAGTTAATAGTGAGTCATAATGTTGAGCACATCAGGCTAGTAACTTTCACACCGGTCAAGCTTAGCGATTACAAGGTTGCTGTACTAGAGACTGCGCCAGTGAAGGCAAATCTTAAGGTTATAGGTTTAGCTAACATAATTTCAAAGGATTTGAATAAGCCAATCAACATTAACATTAAACATGTGGTAAAAAGCAAAAATTTTACAAAGCTCGGTGATGACGAACTAAGCTATGTTGTCTATTTAATGGCTACTTCAACTATTCCTTTGTATTTGCATAATTTTGATCCTCAGCTCCAATGTATCATCTCCTACATCAGTATACCGAAGAATGATGTCGCAACATTACATACAGTTGCATTGGTTACTAGAAAAAGCTTTAGGAATATTGGTAAAAGACCAACGTTTTTCATAGCTATTGTAAAGGCTATGGAGAAAAACATTAAAATGAATATGGTTAGACAGTTCTATAAGATGTCTTGGAATTTAATAGCGTACAAGCTCCGTGGAACAGCCGGAAATGATTTGGATTCTGCGCCACCACAAAGGGTGTATACACTACTTGTCCAGCTTACCTTAGAGAAAGAAAGCGATGTTGTTGAAATTGCTATTCCAGAGTTCAATGAGGCTATAAAGGTTAGGATACCCATAAGAAAATCTGAATGGAGTCTGAATGATATACCTCCAAAGCTTAGAAATGATATTGAAACAATAATAGTTAAACCAATATTGAACAAAGCTCCTTATGCCCCTAGAGGAATTCTGATTACTGGCCCTCCAGGCGTTGGAAAAACTGTTTCTGCAGAGGCTATATCAAGCGCATTAAAAATGAGAATAGTGGAACTACGTCCCAGCACATATCGTTCTATGTGGTATGGATTAACAGAGAAGATCTTGGAGGAGACAT
This genomic interval carries:
- a CDS encoding AAA family ATPase, which encodes MSHNVEHIRLVTFTPVKLSDYKVAVLETAPVKANLKVIGLANIISKDLNKPININIKHVVKSKNFTKLGDDELSYVVYLMATSTIPLYLHNFDPQLQCIISYISIPKNDVATLHTVALVTRKSFRNIGKRPTFFIAIVKAMEKNIKMNMVRQFYKMSWNLIAYKLRGTAGNDLDSAPPQRVYTLLVQLTLEKESDVVEIAIPEFNEAIKVRIPIRKSEWSLNDIPPKLRNDIETIIVKPILNKAPYAPRGILITGPPGVGKTVSAEAISSALKMRIVELRPSTYRSMWYGLTEKILEETLQAVKRKNDVTVLLDDVDFLVGRHLAIHETHVSEITIFLRFLQSEQRPLVILTTNTPELLDPALIRPGRIDVVMLMGYPDREFRKYIAIKSARRYGLELKPEILDIIADSTRWFTHAEIDALIRLAASKSEGNINEDAVMWSRQRFAINESIRKSIQDRLRWFGEQFQGITIKYVPSDNEII